AGCGAGATGGTCGACGTCGGCGCAACAATCATTATCATCGAAGCAAGCAGATGATACCTTGGCGAGAAGATGGCGGATCGAACGGTGGTGCTCTCTAGCGCGGCTGAGGGAAGCCAAGAGCTTCGCGCATGCATCACAGGCCTGGAAGGTGACATCAAAGTACTCGAGGAGGAGGGAATGGGCTCGGAGGTGGGCGCTGCGGCCATGAACGGTGGCCATCGCCGCGACAAGGGATTCTTGACTGGGTTCAAGAAGGTTGGCGTATGAGACGTGAGAAGAGTCGGTACATGGGCTTGTATCAAGATGACTCGCCTCCGCCCTATCCTCGTCGCCATCGTCACCGTCCTCCGAGGACGAGGCGATAGATGAGACAGTCCGCTGCGGCTGTACTCGATGGACTCTGGACCACATGTCAAGGAAAGACTTGGTTCTGAGAGTCTTCTCGTACTCCTCGTTGACGTTTAACGGGATGGAAGAACCGTCAGCGTTGCTCGCCACGAACAGCTCTTCTCCTGTAGGTAACGAAGGAGCTTCAGTGTCACTACTCCACAACGAGGAAGTCTTAGCTACGTGATGCTACTCACCAGTTGCTAACGAGTTGCAGGATTTGGATGAGGAAGAAGGCATCAACTTCCACCACATCGTCATGTCTTCTCTATCGGTCATGCAGCGAGTTCAAAGCTTCAAAGCATCAGCTGCGCTGCTGTATATATACTGCAAGAAGGAGAGGAGGATGGCGAAGGGTAGGCACGAAGGAGGCAGTTGCTTTAAAGGCAAGGGAGAGGGGGAGAGAAGGGGAGGCGGCAACGAGGCCACGCCGCCACAAAACCGAAGCCGCGGCACACGTAAGAGAGCTGGCCATCTCCTCCGCCACGCGCCTCCATCTCACTCTCTTCTTCCTCGCCTTCCCTTCCATCCCCTCCTCTTCTTTCCTCACCAAGCAAAGCAAGTCCTGTCTGTAGCATTCACAGACACGTAGCTTCTGCCAAGGAAGTCACAGTCAATTTAGTGGCTCCTCGTTCTTCACGTAACTATCATGTGGTCAACGTGAACCCTAAAATTAATGGTACTTGACGCAGTTTACGACATGACAATATATTGCATTTGTTACAGAAAATAATAGAAACTTCGATGAAATCTGATCTAAAAATCATTCTTtacgctaatatatatatatatatatatatatatatatatatatatatatataatggtgaAATAAtactaaattattattttatatatatatatatatatataatattttttttagaaaaagataAGTGACGAAGACACGAATTGATCGAAAGatcttattattaatatttaaaaattttatcaactaaattaattaatatttaaaaaaattatgagataaaattttatcaacaaaaaaaaattcgAACATTCCACCTCACCTTTGGTAGCCTATAAAAATGCTGCATTCAAACCTAACAATTTTCTAgccaaatatttaccaagagttaATGATTGAAATGTTAATAAAATACTGCCACAATAATAAAATCATGCCATTGATTATTGCAAATCTGTAAGTAATAAATACTGCAACACTATgctgttatattatttttattgttgtAAGAGAAGGAAGACTGTCTTGTATTGATTTCATGATCATTAGTTGTAATTAATGATTGCAGAGGCAGACGATTGAAGGAGAATAGGGATCACAAGCTTTAGGGAAGATGACAAATTGGTTTTGATTGGAATGGAGTGCACATAAGTAGCCACACATCATTTCATGAATCCCGGCAACAATTATATACGTGAATGAATGAATGAGCTTCGCAGAGAATTTGGCAATATTGGGGCCCAAATCATTGGCTTGTTGGTGACTTACTTGGTTCATCCAATTTCCATTGCTCAAGAAAAGGATTTCGTGCGATGGCCGGCAAGTAAACAGAAGACTCGGAATACATGCAATATGATCTGATAACAAGTGGCTGATGATATTTGGGAGTTTGCTTTAGTGATGATTacgataaatataaactcataaacttatcaaactcatatgCAATGGTATCATGTCATTGCGACTAAATGATAGTGATTCACATAGCTTCTACTTTACGTCCATCCGTCTCAACGTGAAATGGTATTAGACGAAAAATGTTTTGAGATCGTCGATTCGGAGTTATGTCGAACCCTGCAAAACTGTGTTCGATATTTCTCATAAAACTTCTTCGAAACTTAAGTTAATGTTTAAGTCGCATAATACACTACGATGCGATCGTGTTATGCATCTTTATTATTGTAAGATTCAATATCATTGAGCTTGCGGTCGTGGTTTAGTATTGAAAATGATGATGCATCTTTATTGTTATGGGATGCGATTGTGTTATGCGAAATCCAGAAAATATGATATGATCATAAATACGTTCCAAAAGTGATAATATATTTCTCGATAAGACATTGATCATGTGGTAGTGAGGTATTGATAATTAGACACTGAGGTGTTCATCATAAGACACTCAAATATCATTCATATGATAAAGTGTTGACAGCTCCACTGCTTATTATACTCATTACGATTCTTAGCTTTCAAtgtcctatctctctctctctctctctatatatatatcattccatAACAAAAAACAGTAGAGATGAATGAGTATGGAAACCCATATTAATGGTCCTCGGAGAGGGCATTTTGAGTCTCACATCACATGATGATGGACATACTAATCCAAGTTTTAGGAAAACAGGGGGCAATCTTCCCAAGAAAAATCACAGTAACTCATTCATATATCACTTTAACATGCATGCACTGACTTCTACATCACCAAAGATTCTTCCTAATCTGTAACCAAATCAAAGAAGATATGATGGCCTAAAAGACACCCCACCATCCACACTTACACCAAAAGCTGCTCCACAACTTCCAATGTTCCAACCCGTCAACGAATCTTTGTACCACCATACAAGAATCTTTCGATCACCGTCCACAGAGAACACGTTTTATGGGTCGATCTTATTTATCGAGAGCATACGAGGATTAAAAACATGGTAAATGAGCTGAAACCATACTTATCGTGGAGTAGCACACCGCTGTGTTGCCGAGCTATGCTTGGTGGTGAAGGTAACGAAGGTGATGATGGAAGCCGAGCTGCTGCTCCGCTGCTTGTGCAAGCCCTGACCACCCTTGCGGATCTCGCGTCACCTCCAGCAATGAGTCCCTCACTCGATCTGCTTCCACCACTTGGGCATCTCTTCTCTGCAAATGGATCGTCCATGGATTTAAGTAAGCTCGATTTACATGAGATTTTAGCCTGAGAGTTCGATCGTATCCACCTCGACTCTGAAGACGTTCAAGACTAGGCTTTCGTATGAGGTGACACTGGCGTTGGTCACTTCCAGTCCCAGGGAGCTCATCGCCTCCATCAGCCTCGCGAACCCTCCTTGCTTGTGCTCGCACAGCACCTTTACGAAGAACTCGTTCGCCTCCAGTTGCCTCACCTCCACCTGTGGCTGCTCATTTGCATCTAGATGCAGTAAGGAGGGCTTTCTTGCGTTGCGGCAGTAGAACATGTAAAGATGATCGATCACCTCCATCTGCTGACCCTTGTCGGATGATGGCTTGTTATCGTCGGCCGCGGCGACCGGCCTCGGATTGTTCTCGGAATCGTCGTGATCCGTCCACCCATTTGCGATCGGGACATCCATTTGGCTGTTGCTGTTGTGGAGGTTGCTTCCGATCTGCTTGTCGTGGCCGGCGTCCTCCTGATTCGTCTCCTCCAGCTCGTCCTGCAGATCCTTCACTTGCTTCTGCAAATCCATCACGTACTCGATGGCGTCTCCTAGTATCGAAGCCCTGTCCATCTACCCATCGCCAACATTTCTGTCATTAGCATCGTTCGACGAAGTAAGGTATATGATCCTTCGGCTAGAAGATGATTCACAACCTTTGTGATCTTTGGAACCAGTGCGCGCAGAGCGAAGAGCCGATCGTTgagcttcttcctcctcttccgctCCGCGAAGAGGTTCTTCGAGCAGTGTTGCTTACCGGACCTCCTCGCCGGCCGGTGCTCCTCGTCGTCGTCGCTGCCGTCCGAGCCCGACTCGGTTCGGGCGCTGCCTTCCATCTTCAGCGACTCCTTACCGTGGCCAACCATCTCCCCAAAATTGTGATACGCCGGTGCGTCGTCCGGGATGCCATCGTCGACCATAGACTCCGACAGCGGAGGTGGAGGATTGCCGCAATGGAAGAAGTTCCTGGTAGAGCCATCGTGGAGGATGTCGTCATCCATCGTCCTGTCGAACAAGTTCGACTGGGTGGCGTAGAGATCCCAAGGAAGAGCTTGAGCGCCGGTGGCGACTAACTGCGGGGCAAGCCATGGCTGCGAATcatccccaccaccaccaccgccaccatcaGCACTCGGGTATCCACCGTTATCAGCCATGGGCATATCGATGGAGCGGTCGTAGGAGTTCGAGGTGCACTGAGACATCATGAATTCTACGGTGTGCAAGATCTGCCTCTGTCAGTGCATGACATGCAAATCTTATTTAAGTCTATTTAGAACACAAAAGAGTGTTCATCAAAGAAGGAAAACAACTTGGTCATTCGGATGGTGTGTGTGAGCTCTCAGTGGATTGATCGAGGAGGAAGTTAGGAAACACTTTACGTGCTT
The window above is part of the Musa acuminata AAA Group cultivar baxijiao chromosome BXJ1-1, Cavendish_Baxijiao_AAA, whole genome shotgun sequence genome. Proteins encoded here:
- the LOC135582361 gene encoding transcription factor ABORTED MICROSPORES-like isoform X1 encodes the protein MMSQCTSNSYDRSIDMPMADNGGYPSADGGGGGGGDDSQPWLAPQLVATGAQALPWDLYATQSNLFDRTMDDDILHDGSTRNFFHCGNPPPPLSESMVDDGIPDDAPAYHNFGEMVGHGKESLKMEGSARTESGSDGSDDDEEHRPARRSGKQHCSKNLFAERKRRKKLNDRLFALRALVPKITKMDRASILGDAIEYVMDLQKQVKDLQDELEETNQEDAGHDKQIGSNLHNSNSQMDVPIANGWTDHDDSENNPRPVAAADDNKPSSDKGQQMEVIDHLYMFYCRNARKPSLLHLDANEQPQVEVRQLEANEFFVKVLCEHKQGGFARLMEAMSSLGLEVTNASVTSYESLVLNVFRVERRDAQVVEADRVRDSLLEVTRDPQGWSGLAQAAEQQLGFHHHLRYLHHQA
- the LOC135582361 gene encoding transcription factor ABORTED MICROSPORES-like isoform X2 translates to MMSQCTSNSYDRSIDMPMADNGGYPSADGGGGGGGDDSQPWLAPQLVATGAQALPWDLYATQSNLFDRTMDDDILHDGSTRNFFHCGNPPPPLSESMVDDGIPDDAPAYHNFGEMVGHGKESLKMEGSARTESGSDGSDDDEEHRPARRSGKQHCSKNLFAERKRRKKLNDRLFALRALVPKITKMDRASILGDAIEYVMDLQKQVKDLQDELEETNQEDAGHDKQIGSNLHNSNSQMDVPIANGWTDHDDSENNPRPVAAADDNKPSSDKGQQMEPQVEVRQLEANEFFVKVLCEHKQGGFARLMEAMSSLGLEVTNASVTSYESLVLNVFRVERRDAQVVEADRVRDSLLEVTRDPQGWSGLAQAAEQQLGFHHHLRYLHHQA